GGTCGGCGGGCTTGATGAGGTCCTTGAAAACTATGAAAAATCCAAAGGCTGATGGAACTGTTTGACCTTTCCATAGTAACGCCGGAGAAAGTTTTTCTCGAGGCGAAAGCAAAGTCTATCGTTATCCCCGGCTCTGAAGGGTATCTGGGGGTGTTGCCACATCACGCTCCGCTGATCACGGCTCTAAAGCCGGGAAGGCTGGAGTTTACCGATGTCGACGATAAGACCCACGTGCTGGCGGTGTCCGCCGGCTTTCTCGAAGT
The DNA window shown above is from Candidatus Zixiibacteriota bacterium and carries:
- a CDS encoding F0F1 ATP synthase subunit epsilon, translating into MELFDLSIVTPEKVFLEAKAKSIVIPGSEGYLGVLPHHAPLITALKPGRLEFTDVDDKTHVLAVSAGFLEVSRNHVNLLIEAVEYADDIDLQRAELAYKTAKEKLTTEGSEIDVQAEEAAMARAANRMKIYRETHK